The Drosophila mauritiana strain mau12 chromosome 2R, ASM438214v1, whole genome shotgun sequence genome has a segment encoding these proteins:
- the LOC117137472 gene encoding patronin isoform X12 has product MDVETQEIRQARQRASVKWLLSKAFNNRVPDNLKEPFYRDHENQERLKPQIIVELGNATLYCQTLANLYSDPNYQSMNHWSIIQTLARKGVPVAESADMPITETVLIQTNPLRINAHMSVIESLMVLYAKEISSGDRVMAAIRRISGNNYQAPTGQSYEQALLGWISHACAALKKRIIKEVDAGLPDDNGSRLQTPDIPPVRDFQDLCDGICLALLISYYCPKVVPWTSVRINYLPAVEDSIHNILLVCNFSQKHLPYTVMHMTPEDVTYMRGSMKLNLVVLLTDLFNLFEIHPAKCVCYPGMDGQVPHSNSFGGGLNRRSTPPNEYQTVQSNNFDGNHAEAFVVHKSRGITTLASMHSQQQQQLHQQQQHQQQYHQQPLQQHPSQSQLQIQQQEPLVPARLRQAKEKTNVESKADERGDFVAAGRPSNWEQSRRPSFAGRRSRRNSSSEDSQLTIENFGGSQDQLNTLGRYERDRERKLSNTSVGSYPVEPAVAVRSSIADARGTLQLGYDTDSGSEKQDRETEKYSMRRQVSVDNVPTVSSHNLSNAGSPLPVARHKQHSSDKDYSSNSGMTPDAYNDSRSTSGYDPESTPVRKSSTSSMPASPAAWQLDVGDDDMRSLENASKLSTIRMKLEEKRRRIEQDKRKIEMALLRHQEKEDLESCPDVMKWETMSNESKRTPDMDPVDLDKYQQTYGSQQHLADHHYQQQRPMQQSFGSSPHLPQAYNAPVSAYSSRPPSRDPYQQQLHHQQQQPMPMPQQMQYVNEHGQYMSPPQPAHYMPQQAQQPQSIYSDNGAAYNHSNHSPYGGGPQYRSSVVYDDYGQPTNHFYLHESSPQPQAHPHPQRRTWAHSAAAAAYEQQQQIQPSLVDVNAWQTQQHQKQKQTWMNRPPSSAGAPSPGSFMLHQNGAGGGGGGGGELQHLFQVQASPQHGQRQVSGSNGVQRQQSLTNLRDNRSPKAPQNMGMPMGMPMQQEDMMAPQSICFIGDEEDVDELERNIIESMQSTHVSDFVHQQQQQHQHQQQLQQQHRLQGHSGRGSSSEDYDSGEMISNKLNITSGNLTYRIPSPSRPSIQANSFQDPRAMAAASGGEDQPAEKGFYISFDDEQPKRPKPPLRAKRSPKKESPPGSRDSVDNQATLKRESLSHLHNNNNIGFANDDVNSKPVTRHSIHGLNNSNSVKTPGNATYNKYTDEPPIQLRQLAVSGAMSPTSNDRHHLEDVSNQSPQQTQQPMSPTRLQQSSNNAEAAKNKALVIGADSTNLDPESVDEMERRKEKIMLLSLQRRQQQEEAKARKEIEASQKREKEREKEEERSRKKEEQMARRAAILEQHRLKKAIEEAEREGKTLDRPDLHVKLQSHSSTSTTPRLRQQRTTRPRPKTIHVDDASVDISEASSISSRGKKGSSSNLTGYGQLSSNSMKRDYYRGSQDSLTVKEPAGVERGRTLSRISVAKGSTLNFRGRKSNSLMNLCDTDSGLGRATPPRRAPSPGMGMGASGRHMPSPSGPGSLPPGLISKRRGFDDGSSDFSLTPNLNMEYSGPKLYKQPAAKSNRGIILNAVEYCVFPGVVNREAKQKVLEKIARSEAKHFLVLFRDAGCQFRALYSYQPETDQVTKLYGTGPSQVEEVMFDKFFKYNSGGKCFSQVHTKHLTVTIDAFTIHNSLWQGKRVQLPSKKDMALVI; this is encoded by the exons ATGGATGTCGAAACACAGGAAATACGACAG GCTCGTCAACGTGCTTCCGTCAAATGGCTGCTCTCGAAGGCGTTCAACAATCGCGTGCCGGACAACCTCAAGGAGCCCTTCTACCGCGACCATGAGAACCAGGAGCGCCTCAAGCCGCAGATCATCGTGGAGCTGGGCAATGCCACGCTCTACTGCCAGACGCTGGCCAATCTGTACTCAGATCCCAACTACCAAAGCATGAACCACTGGTCAATAATACAGACGCTAGCGCGCAAGGGAGTTCCCGTGGCCGAATCCGCGGACATGCCCATTACCGAAACGGTATTAATTCAAACAAATCCGCTGCGAATT AACGCCCACATGTCTGTGATAGAATCGCTGATGGTTTTGTATGCGAAGGAAATATCATCGGGTGACCGCGTCATGGCGGCCATACGAAG AATATCTGGCAACAACTATCAGGCGCCCACTGGCCAGTCCTACGAGCAAGCTCTGCTGGGCTGGATTTCACATGCATGCGCCGCTCTGAAAAAGCGCATTATCAAGGAGGTGGACGCTGGGCTGCCCGACGATAAT GGTTCTCGTCTGCAGACGCCGGATATACCACCTGTAAGGGACTTCCAGGATCTGTGCGATGGCATCTGTTTGGCGCTGCTCATCTCGTACTACTGCCCAAAGGTGGTGCCGTGGACGAGTGTGCGGATTAACTATTTGCCCGCCGTCGAGGACTCTATTCACAACATCCTGCTGGTCTGCAATTTCTCGCAGAAGCATCTGCCCTACACCGTGATGCATATGACGCCCGAGGATGTGACCTACATGCGCGG ATCCATGAAACTAAATCTGGTAGTGCTGCTGACGGATCTGTTCAACCTATTTGAGATACACCCAGCCAAATGTGTTTGTTACCCCGGCATGGATGGTCAGG TTCCGCACTCGAATTCATTTGGCGGCGGCTTAAATCGCAGATCAACCCCGCCCAACGAATACCAGACGGTTCAGTCAAATAATTTTGACGGTAATCATGCCGAag CCTTCGTGGTGCACAAGTCGCGTGGCATCACCACACTCGCCTCCATGcactcgcagcagcagcagcagctccatcagcagcaacagcatcagcagcaataCCATCAGCAGCCACTGCAGCAGCACCCGTCCCAGTCGCAGCTCCAAATCCAACAGCAGGAGCCCTTGGTTCCGGCTCGCTTGCGCCAGGCTAAAGAAAAGACCAATGTTGAGTCGAAGGCGGACGAGAGAG GCGATTTTGTCGCTGCGGGTCGACCAAGTAACTGGGAACAGAGCCGCCGGCCAAGCTTTGCAG GTCGTCGCTCGCGCAGAAACTCCTCCAGCGAGGACTCCCAGCTGACCATTGAGAACTTTGGTGGCTCGCAGGATCAGCTGAATACGCTGGGACGATACGAACGCGACAGGGAACGCAAATTGTCCAACACCAGTGTGGGCAGTTATCCAGTTGAACCCGCTGTGGCCGTTCGCTCTTCAATTGCCGATGCTAGGGGCACGTTGCAGTTGGGTTACGATACGGACTCTGGCTCTGAGAAGCAGGATCGCgaaacggaaaagtattcgatGCGCCGGCAAGTCAG TGTCGACAATGTGCCCACGGTGTCGTCGCACAATCTTTCGAATGCGGGCAGCCCGTTGCCGGTGGCTAGGCACAAGCAACATTCCAGCGACAAAGactacagcagcaacagcggcatGACACCAGATGCATACAACGATTCCCGCTCCACCAGTGGCTACGATCCGGAGAGCACGCCCGTTCGCAAGTCCTCGACGAGCAGCATGCCAGCAAGTCCGGCTGCTTGGCAGTTGGATGTGGGAGACGACGATATGCGCTCGCTGGAAAACGCCAGCAAGTTGTCCACCATTCGAATGAAACTGGAGGAGAAGCGGCGGCGCATTGAGCAGGACAAGCGCAAGATCGAGATGGCTTTGCTGCGGCACCAGGAGAAG GAGGACTTGGAATCGTGTCCGGACGTGATGAAGTGGGAGACCATGAGCAACGAATCAAAGCGCACGCCTGATATGGATCCCGTGGATTTGGACAAGTACCAG CAGACCTATGGGTCGCAGCAGCACCTGGCTGATCACCATTACCAGCAGCAGAGACCCATGCAGCAAAGCTTTGGTTCATCGCCCCATCTTCCGCAGGCCTACAACGCCCCAGTCAGCGCATACAGCTCCCGTCCGCCCAGTCGCGATCCctaccagcagcagctccaccatcagcagcagcagcccatgcccatgccgcAACAGATGCAGTACGTCAACGAGCATGGGCAGTATATGTCGCCGCCGCAGCCCGCACACTACATGCCGCAGCAGGCACAACAGCCGCAAAGCATTTACAGCGACAACGGGGCGGCGTACAATCACAGTAACCACTCGCCATACGGCGGAGGTCCACAGTATCGGAGCAGCGTTGTGTACGACGATTACGGGCAGCCCACCAATCACTTCTACCTGCATGAGTCATCGCCGCAGCCTCAAgctcatccgcatccgcagcGCAGGACTTGGGCTCACtccgcagcagccgccgcttatgaacaacagcaacagatCCAGCCTTCCCTGGTGGATGTGAATGCCTGGCAGACGCAGCAGCACCAAAAGCAGAAGCAGACCTGGATGAACAGGCCGCCCTCGAGTGCGGGAGCCCCGAGTCCTGGCAGCTTTATGCTTCACCAGAACGGAGCAggaggtggtggcggtggtggtggcgagCTACAGCACCTGTTTCAGGTACAGGCTTCCCCACAGCACGGCCAACGTCAGGTTAGTGGATCGAATGGCGTGCAGCGCCAGCAGTCGCTGACCAACTTGCGAGACAATCGCTCGCCCAAGGCACCACAAAACATGGGAATGCCCATGGGTATGCCGATGCAGCAGGAGGACATGATGGCACCGCAGAGTATTTGCTTCATCGGTGACGAGGAGGATGTTGATGAGCTGGAGCGGAACATCATCGAATCTATGCAGTCAACGCACGTCTCCGACTTTGtacaccaacagcagcagcagcaccagcaccaacagcaacttcagcagcaacatcggtTGCAGGGGCACAGCGGACGAGGCAGCAGCTCGGAGGATTATGACAGCGGGGAGATGATCTCCAACAAGCTGAACATCACCAGCGGCAATCTCACCTATCGCATACCCTCGCCATCCCGTCCCTCCATCCAAGCCAACAGCTTCCAGGATCCCCGAGCCATGGCAGCGGCTTCCGGTGGCGAGGACCAGCCGGCCGAGAAGGGTTTCTACATCTCCTTCGACGATGAGCAGCCCAAACGACCCAAGCCACCTCTGCGCGCCAAGCGATCGCCCAAAAAGGAGTCTCCACCGGGAAGTCGGGACAGCGTCGATAACCAGGCGACCCTGAAACGCGAATCGCTAAGTCATctgcacaacaacaacaatattgGATTCGCAAACGATGATGTCAACAGCAAACCGGTGACCAGGCACAGCATCCATGGCCTAAACAACTCCAACAGTGTCAAAACTCCCGGAAATGCCACGTACAACAAGTACACGGATGAGCCGCCAATCCAATTGCGCCAGTTGGCCGTTTCGGGAGCAATGTCACCAACTAGTAACGATCGTCATCACTTGGAGGATGTCAGCAATCAGTCACCGCAGCAGACGCAGCAACCAATGTCGCCCACGCGACTCCAACAGAGTAGCAACAACGCAGAGGCGGCCAAGAACAAGGCGCTGGTCATCGGAGCAGATTCCACCAATTTGGATCCG GAATCTGTTGATGAGATGGAGCGGCGCAAGGAGAAAATCATGCTGCTGTCTTTGCAACGTCGCCAGCAACAGGAGGAGGCGAAGGCGCGCAAAGAGATTGAGGCTTCCCAGAAGCGAGAAAAGGAACGCGAAAAGGAGGAGGAACGATCGCGGAAAAAGGAGGAGCAAATGGCACGGCGAGCGGCCATTTTGGAGCAGCACAGACTCAAGAAAGCCATTGAAGAGGCCGAGCGAGAG GGTAAAACCCTGGATCGGCCCGATCTGCACGTGAAGCTGCAATCGCATTCATCCACCTCAACGACCCCACGGCTGAGGCAGCAGCGCACCACGCGTCCCAGGCCTAAGACAATTCACGTGGACGATGCCAGCGTGGACATAAGCGAGGCTTCAAGCATCTCTAGTCGGGGCAAAAAAGGCTCAAGCTCGAATCTAACCG GCTACGGTCAACTAAGCTCAAATTCAATGAAAAGAGATTACTACAGGGGCTCGCAAGACTCCCTCACTGTAAAAG AGCCAGCCGGCGTAGAAAGGGGCCGCACTCTGTCGCGTATCTCCGTCGCTAAGGGCAGCACGCTTAATTTCCGGGGCCGAAAGTCCAATTCGCTAATGAATCTGTGCG ACACAGATTCGGGACTGGGACGCGCCACTCCGCCGAGGCGTGCTCCGTCGCctggaatgggaatgggcgCTTCAGGTAGGCATATGCCATCTCCCTCCGGACCGGGCTCATTGCCGCCAGGTTTGATATCGAAACGTCGCGGATTTGATGATGGATCCAGCGATTTCTCTTTAACTCCGAATTTGAACATGGAATATTCGG GTCCTAAACTCTACAAACAACCAGCGGCCAAATCGAATCGTGGAATCATCCTGAATGCCGTTGAATACTGTGTTTTTCCCGGCGTTGTCAACCGCGAGGCCAAACAGAAAGTGCTGGAGAAGATTGCGCGCTCGGAGGCGAAGCACTTCCTGGTACTCTTCCGCGATGCTGGCTGCCAGTTCCGCGCCCTCTACAGCTACCAGCCCGAAACGGACCAGGTGACCAAGCTGTATGGTACTGGGCCTAGTCAAGTCGAAGAAGTCATGTTCGACAAGTTTTTCAA ATACAACTCAGGAGGCAAGTGCTTCTCGCAAGTGCACACAAAGCATCTGACAGTGACCATCGACGCCTTCACAATACACAACTCCCTGTGGCAGGGCAAGCGGGTGCAGTTGCCCAGCAAAAAAGACATGGCGCTTGTAATCTAA
- the LOC117137472 gene encoding patronin isoform X5 → MDVETQEIRQARQRASVKWLLSKAFNNRVPDNLKEPFYRDHENQERLKPQIIVELGNATLYCQTLANLYSDPNYQSMNHWSIIQTLARKGVPVAESADMPITETVLIQTNPLRINAHMSVIESLMVLYAKEISSGDRVMAAIRRISGNNYQAPTGQSYEQALLGWISHACAALKKRIIKEVDAGLPDDNGSRLQTPDIPPVRDFQDLCDGICLALLISYYCPKVVPWTSVRINYLPAVEDSIHNILLVCNFSQKHLPYTVMHMTPEDVTYMRGSMKLNLVVLLTDLFNLFEIHPAKCVCYPGMDGQVPHSNSFGGGLNRRSTPPNEYQTVQSNNFDGNHAEAFVVHKSRGITTLASMHSQQQQQLHQQQQHQQQYHQQPLQQHPSQSQLQIQQQEPLVPARLRQAKEKTNVESKADERGDFVAAGRPSNWEQSRRPSFAGRRSRRNSSSEDSQLTIENFGGSQDQLNTLGRYERDRERKLSNTSVGSYPVEPAVAVRSSIADARGTLQLGYDTDSGSEKQDRETEKYSMRRQVSVDNVPTVSSHNLSNAGSPLPVARHKQHSSDKDYSSNSGMTPDAYNDSRSTSGYDPESTPVRKSSTSSMPASPAAWQLDVGDDDMRSLENASKLSTIRMKLEEKRRRIEQDKRKIEMALLRHQEKEDLESCPDVMKWETMSNESKRTPDMDPVDLDKYQQSIAIMNMNLQDIQQDIHRLATQQSQMQAQHLQAQQLMQAQQIANMLNQQQTYGSQQHLADHHYQQQRPMQQSFGSSPHLPQAYNAPVSAYSSRPPSRDPYQQQLHHQQQQPMPMPQQMQYVNEHGQYMSPPQPAHYMPQQAQQPQSIYSDNGAAYNHSNHSPYGGGPQYRSSVVYDDYGQPTNHFYLHESSPQPQAHPHPQRRTWAHSAAAAAYEQQQQIQPSLVDVNAWQTQQHQKQKQTWMNRPPSSAGAPSPGSFMLHQNGAGGGGGGGGELQHLFQVQASPQHGQRQVSGSNGVQRQQSLTNLRDNRSPKAPQNMGMPMGMPMQQEDMMAPQSICFIGDEEDVDELERNIIESMQSTHVSDFVHQQQQQHQHQQQLQQQHRLQGHSGRGSSSEDYDSGEMISNKLNITSGNLTYRIPSPSRPSIQANSFQDPRAMAAASGGEDQPAEKGFYISFDDEQPKRPKPPLRAKRSPKKESPPGSRDSVDNQATLKRESLSHLHNNNNIGFANDDVNSKPVTRHSIHGLNNSNSVKTPGNATYNKYTDEPPIQLRQLAVSGAMSPTSNDRHHLEDVSNQSPQQTQQPMSPTRLQQSSNNAEAAKNKALVIGADSTNLDPESVDEMERRKEKIMLLSLQRRQQQEEAKARKEIEASQKREKEREKEEERSRKKEEQMARRAAILEQHRLKKAIEEAEREGKTLDRPDLHVKLQSHSSTSTTPRLRQQRTTRPRPKTIHVDDASVDISEASSISSRGKKGSSSNLTGYGQLSSNSMKRDYYRGSQDSLTVKESPDDYPSTSSTPIGRRGSYKTSRDTDSGLGRATPPRRAPSPGMGMGASGRHMPSPSGPGSLPPGLISKRRGFDDGSSDFSLTPNLNMEYSGPKLYKQPAAKSNRGIILNAVEYCVFPGVVNREAKQKVLEKIARSEAKHFLVLFRDAGCQFRALYSYQPETDQVTKLYGTGPSQVEEVMFDKFFKYNSGGKCFSQVHTKHLTVTIDAFTIHNSLWQGKRVQLPSKKDMALVI, encoded by the exons ATGGATGTCGAAACACAGGAAATACGACAG GCTCGTCAACGTGCTTCCGTCAAATGGCTGCTCTCGAAGGCGTTCAACAATCGCGTGCCGGACAACCTCAAGGAGCCCTTCTACCGCGACCATGAGAACCAGGAGCGCCTCAAGCCGCAGATCATCGTGGAGCTGGGCAATGCCACGCTCTACTGCCAGACGCTGGCCAATCTGTACTCAGATCCCAACTACCAAAGCATGAACCACTGGTCAATAATACAGACGCTAGCGCGCAAGGGAGTTCCCGTGGCCGAATCCGCGGACATGCCCATTACCGAAACGGTATTAATTCAAACAAATCCGCTGCGAATT AACGCCCACATGTCTGTGATAGAATCGCTGATGGTTTTGTATGCGAAGGAAATATCATCGGGTGACCGCGTCATGGCGGCCATACGAAG AATATCTGGCAACAACTATCAGGCGCCCACTGGCCAGTCCTACGAGCAAGCTCTGCTGGGCTGGATTTCACATGCATGCGCCGCTCTGAAAAAGCGCATTATCAAGGAGGTGGACGCTGGGCTGCCCGACGATAAT GGTTCTCGTCTGCAGACGCCGGATATACCACCTGTAAGGGACTTCCAGGATCTGTGCGATGGCATCTGTTTGGCGCTGCTCATCTCGTACTACTGCCCAAAGGTGGTGCCGTGGACGAGTGTGCGGATTAACTATTTGCCCGCCGTCGAGGACTCTATTCACAACATCCTGCTGGTCTGCAATTTCTCGCAGAAGCATCTGCCCTACACCGTGATGCATATGACGCCCGAGGATGTGACCTACATGCGCGG ATCCATGAAACTAAATCTGGTAGTGCTGCTGACGGATCTGTTCAACCTATTTGAGATACACCCAGCCAAATGTGTTTGTTACCCCGGCATGGATGGTCAGG TTCCGCACTCGAATTCATTTGGCGGCGGCTTAAATCGCAGATCAACCCCGCCCAACGAATACCAGACGGTTCAGTCAAATAATTTTGACGGTAATCATGCCGAag CCTTCGTGGTGCACAAGTCGCGTGGCATCACCACACTCGCCTCCATGcactcgcagcagcagcagcagctccatcagcagcaacagcatcagcagcaataCCATCAGCAGCCACTGCAGCAGCACCCGTCCCAGTCGCAGCTCCAAATCCAACAGCAGGAGCCCTTGGTTCCGGCTCGCTTGCGCCAGGCTAAAGAAAAGACCAATGTTGAGTCGAAGGCGGACGAGAGAG GCGATTTTGTCGCTGCGGGTCGACCAAGTAACTGGGAACAGAGCCGCCGGCCAAGCTTTGCAG GTCGTCGCTCGCGCAGAAACTCCTCCAGCGAGGACTCCCAGCTGACCATTGAGAACTTTGGTGGCTCGCAGGATCAGCTGAATACGCTGGGACGATACGAACGCGACAGGGAACGCAAATTGTCCAACACCAGTGTGGGCAGTTATCCAGTTGAACCCGCTGTGGCCGTTCGCTCTTCAATTGCCGATGCTAGGGGCACGTTGCAGTTGGGTTACGATACGGACTCTGGCTCTGAGAAGCAGGATCGCgaaacggaaaagtattcgatGCGCCGGCAAGTCAG TGTCGACAATGTGCCCACGGTGTCGTCGCACAATCTTTCGAATGCGGGCAGCCCGTTGCCGGTGGCTAGGCACAAGCAACATTCCAGCGACAAAGactacagcagcaacagcggcatGACACCAGATGCATACAACGATTCCCGCTCCACCAGTGGCTACGATCCGGAGAGCACGCCCGTTCGCAAGTCCTCGACGAGCAGCATGCCAGCAAGTCCGGCTGCTTGGCAGTTGGATGTGGGAGACGACGATATGCGCTCGCTGGAAAACGCCAGCAAGTTGTCCACCATTCGAATGAAACTGGAGGAGAAGCGGCGGCGCATTGAGCAGGACAAGCGCAAGATCGAGATGGCTTTGCTGCGGCACCAGGAGAAG GAGGACTTGGAATCGTGTCCGGACGTGATGAAGTGGGAGACCATGAGCAACGAATCAAAGCGCACGCCTGATATGGATCCCGTGGATTTGGACAAGTACCAG CAAAGTATCGCCATTATGAACATGAATCTGCAGGATATCCAGCAGGATATCCACCGCCTGGCCACGCAGCAAAGCCAAATGCAGGCGCAGCACCTCCAAGCCCAACAGCTCATGCAGGCTCAGCAAATAGCCAACATGCTGAACCAG CAGCAGACCTATGGGTCGCAGCAGCACCTGGCTGATCACCATTACCAGCAGCAGAGACCCATGCAGCAAAGCTTTGGTTCATCGCCCCATCTTCCGCAGGCCTACAACGCCCCAGTCAGCGCATACAGCTCCCGTCCGCCCAGTCGCGATCCctaccagcagcagctccaccatcagcagcagcagcccatgcccatgccgcAACAGATGCAGTACGTCAACGAGCATGGGCAGTATATGTCGCCGCCGCAGCCCGCACACTACATGCCGCAGCAGGCACAACAGCCGCAAAGCATTTACAGCGACAACGGGGCGGCGTACAATCACAGTAACCACTCGCCATACGGCGGAGGTCCACAGTATCGGAGCAGCGTTGTGTACGACGATTACGGGCAGCCCACCAATCACTTCTACCTGCATGAGTCATCGCCGCAGCCTCAAgctcatccgcatccgcagcGCAGGACTTGGGCTCACtccgcagcagccgccgcttatgaacaacagcaacagatCCAGCCTTCCCTGGTGGATGTGAATGCCTGGCAGACGCAGCAGCACCAAAAGCAGAAGCAGACCTGGATGAACAGGCCGCCCTCGAGTGCGGGAGCCCCGAGTCCTGGCAGCTTTATGCTTCACCAGAACGGAGCAggaggtggtggcggtggtggtggcgagCTACAGCACCTGTTTCAGGTACAGGCTTCCCCACAGCACGGCCAACGTCAGGTTAGTGGATCGAATGGCGTGCAGCGCCAGCAGTCGCTGACCAACTTGCGAGACAATCGCTCGCCCAAGGCACCACAAAACATGGGAATGCCCATGGGTATGCCGATGCAGCAGGAGGACATGATGGCACCGCAGAGTATTTGCTTCATCGGTGACGAGGAGGATGTTGATGAGCTGGAGCGGAACATCATCGAATCTATGCAGTCAACGCACGTCTCCGACTTTGtacaccaacagcagcagcagcaccagcaccaacagcaacttcagcagcaacatcggtTGCAGGGGCACAGCGGACGAGGCAGCAGCTCGGAGGATTATGACAGCGGGGAGATGATCTCCAACAAGCTGAACATCACCAGCGGCAATCTCACCTATCGCATACCCTCGCCATCCCGTCCCTCCATCCAAGCCAACAGCTTCCAGGATCCCCGAGCCATGGCAGCGGCTTCCGGTGGCGAGGACCAGCCGGCCGAGAAGGGTTTCTACATCTCCTTCGACGATGAGCAGCCCAAACGACCCAAGCCACCTCTGCGCGCCAAGCGATCGCCCAAAAAGGAGTCTCCACCGGGAAGTCGGGACAGCGTCGATAACCAGGCGACCCTGAAACGCGAATCGCTAAGTCATctgcacaacaacaacaatattgGATTCGCAAACGATGATGTCAACAGCAAACCGGTGACCAGGCACAGCATCCATGGCCTAAACAACTCCAACAGTGTCAAAACTCCCGGAAATGCCACGTACAACAAGTACACGGATGAGCCGCCAATCCAATTGCGCCAGTTGGCCGTTTCGGGAGCAATGTCACCAACTAGTAACGATCGTCATCACTTGGAGGATGTCAGCAATCAGTCACCGCAGCAGACGCAGCAACCAATGTCGCCCACGCGACTCCAACAGAGTAGCAACAACGCAGAGGCGGCCAAGAACAAGGCGCTGGTCATCGGAGCAGATTCCACCAATTTGGATCCG GAATCTGTTGATGAGATGGAGCGGCGCAAGGAGAAAATCATGCTGCTGTCTTTGCAACGTCGCCAGCAACAGGAGGAGGCGAAGGCGCGCAAAGAGATTGAGGCTTCCCAGAAGCGAGAAAAGGAACGCGAAAAGGAGGAGGAACGATCGCGGAAAAAGGAGGAGCAAATGGCACGGCGAGCGGCCATTTTGGAGCAGCACAGACTCAAGAAAGCCATTGAAGAGGCCGAGCGAGAG GGTAAAACCCTGGATCGGCCCGATCTGCACGTGAAGCTGCAATCGCATTCATCCACCTCAACGACCCCACGGCTGAGGCAGCAGCGCACCACGCGTCCCAGGCCTAAGACAATTCACGTGGACGATGCCAGCGTGGACATAAGCGAGGCTTCAAGCATCTCTAGTCGGGGCAAAAAAGGCTCAAGCTCGAATCTAACCG GCTACGGTCAACTAAGCTCAAATTCAATGAAAAGAGATTACTACAGGGGCTCGCAAGACTCCCTCACTGTAAAAG AGTCACCCGATGATTATCCCAGTACAAGTTCAACTCCGATTGGACGACGGGGATCGTACAAAACTTCCAGAG ACACAGATTCGGGACTGGGACGCGCCACTCCGCCGAGGCGTGCTCCGTCGCctggaatgggaatgggcgCTTCAGGTAGGCATATGCCATCTCCCTCCGGACCGGGCTCATTGCCGCCAGGTTTGATATCGAAACGTCGCGGATTTGATGATGGATCCAGCGATTTCTCTTTAACTCCGAATTTGAACATGGAATATTCGG GTCCTAAACTCTACAAACAACCAGCGGCCAAATCGAATCGTGGAATCATCCTGAATGCCGTTGAATACTGTGTTTTTCCCGGCGTTGTCAACCGCGAGGCCAAACAGAAAGTGCTGGAGAAGATTGCGCGCTCGGAGGCGAAGCACTTCCTGGTACTCTTCCGCGATGCTGGCTGCCAGTTCCGCGCCCTCTACAGCTACCAGCCCGAAACGGACCAGGTGACCAAGCTGTATGGTACTGGGCCTAGTCAAGTCGAAGAAGTCATGTTCGACAAGTTTTTCAA ATACAACTCAGGAGGCAAGTGCTTCTCGCAAGTGCACACAAAGCATCTGACAGTGACCATCGACGCCTTCACAATACACAACTCCCTGTGGCAGGGCAAGCGGGTGCAGTTGCCCAGCAAAAAAGACATGGCGCTTGTAATCTAA